One stretch of Pseudomonadota bacterium DNA includes these proteins:
- a CDS encoding D-alanyl-D-alanine carboxypeptidase family protein, translating to MPREQSPLAWLTIKIIQPLPSSGQTGYEYWRVNQIDRALQSPYNEIQSAVPSARLACLLPLRPIASLRALALFVLAACTVIAGASSSLAQVSGLGPYTGPSITVDVNSGNVLSSNRPFDAWYPASTTKMMTAYVVFRAVQEGRVTMQSPVRISQNAANQPPSKAGLAVGQTLTVETALRVLMVKSANDIAVALAESVAGSEPAFIAEMNRYAQTLGMRRTTFTNPHGLPSRGQVTTAYDLAVLTLALLRDFPNRKDFYSMPAVTLGRANWVNSNILLQRYRGAFGFKTGYICDSGFNLVAGARRGGRTLITVTLGARSGLERAVVTANNLDEGFRRAGGLFGSSGRALADLRPSGQVRTDATRMRPIVCQRPRVRPTFEELASAYGTASPAYAPQSASGNAFASSDASAVVLPGQVTDAAEGQPEEEINVLDVLLGPVIREPRPIALALGGATGPGVARRGRWVVPSPVARPAVGLAAAQPPAAVQAAPGQVAPSAQGPVVILQPPVAASATPQTTGTNIGRAIPRAVPAPIPRPY from the coding sequence ATGCCTCGCGAACAGAGCCCGCTCGCATGGTTGACCATTAAAATAATCCAGCCTTTGCCATCGTCTGGCCAAACGGGTTATGAATACTGGCGCGTCAATCAAATCGACCGCGCACTTCAATCGCCATACAACGAGATACAGTCCGCCGTGCCATCCGCTCGCCTCGCCTGTCTTTTGCCCCTTCGCCCCATAGCCTCACTGCGCGCGCTAGCGTTGTTCGTGCTCGCAGCCTGCACAGTTATTGCTGGAGCAAGCAGCTCGCTCGCCCAAGTTTCGGGCCTGGGCCCATACACGGGGCCTTCCATCACAGTTGACGTGAATTCGGGCAACGTCCTGTCTTCCAACCGCCCCTTTGATGCGTGGTACCCTGCCTCCACGACGAAGATGATGACCGCTTATGTGGTTTTCCGCGCCGTGCAAGAAGGGCGGGTGACAATGCAGTCACCGGTTCGCATCTCGCAGAATGCTGCGAACCAACCGCCCTCAAAGGCTGGCCTAGCGGTTGGTCAAACGCTGACCGTCGAAACCGCACTACGGGTGCTGATGGTCAAGAGCGCGAACGATATCGCGGTCGCGCTCGCCGAAAGCGTCGCGGGGTCCGAGCCAGCGTTCATCGCGGAAATGAACCGCTATGCCCAAACGTTGGGAATGCGGCGCACAACCTTCACCAACCCTCACGGGCTTCCGAGCCGCGGACAGGTTACAACGGCCTACGATCTGGCTGTATTGACGCTCGCCTTGTTGCGCGACTTCCCCAACCGCAAAGACTTCTATTCGATGCCGGCGGTGACCTTGGGCCGCGCAAACTGGGTGAACTCCAACATTCTGCTGCAGCGCTATCGCGGAGCGTTTGGCTTCAAGACCGGCTACATCTGCGACTCCGGTTTCAACCTGGTTGCAGGCGCGCGGCGTGGTGGCCGCACCCTGATTACCGTCACGCTTGGCGCGCGCTCGGGGCTCGAGCGTGCCGTCGTGACGGCCAACAATCTCGATGAAGGCTTCCGCCGAGCTGGGGGGCTTTTCGGCTCGTCGGGCCGCGCGTTGGCTGATCTGCGGCCAAGCGGACAGGTCCGAACCGATGCAACGCGGATGCGCCCGATCGTATGTCAGCGGCCCCGCGTACGGCCAACGTTTGAAGAACTGGCTTCGGCCTATGGAACGGCTTCACCGGCCTACGCACCGCAAAGCGCATCTGGGAATGCGTTCGCATCGAGCGATGCCAGCGCGGTCGTCCTGCCTGGACAAGTAACTGATGCAGCCGAGGGTCAACCGGAAGAAGAAATCAATGTCCTCGACGTCCTGCTCGGCCCGGTGATCCGGGAGCCTCGCCCCATTGCGCTTGCTCTTGGCGGCGCAACTGGTCCTGGGGTCGCAAGACGTGGCCGCTGGGTTGTACCGAGCCCCGTTGCTCGTCCGGCTGTCGGCCTCGCTGCAGCACAACCGCCCGCAGCTGTGCAGGCCGCGCCGGGACAGGTCGCGCCAAGCGCCCAAGGACCCGTGGTCATTCTCCAGCCACCGGTCGCGGCTTCGGCAACGCCGCAGACCACAGGGACAAATATCGGGCGCGCCATTCCGCGAGCCGTGCCCGCGCCGATACCGCGCCCCTACTAG
- a CDS encoding GTP-binding protein gives MKRPDRMPVVVLSGFLGAGKTTFLNTLMHAEALAGSMVIVNEFGDVGLDGLFLEAQSAGHGEGLLIKELNSGCLCCTLQGPLVQTLEDLLRARDNGRIEPFRQLIIETTGLADPTPILGAFATHPYLSLRYLVGGIVTVVDAAQDPESLDGTPEATAQIAVADVLAISKRDLVDEVQYAKLAAAVHARNPAARQRLTSELANDTAWLSDLLAQAEGIQPRRHAAHQTAHHHDVTAHAPSGHSDDHHHNHDHGHGHHHHHHAFSTVVTSEAPLQSRTVQMFMELLGMNLPGQLLRVKGIAYFASESHPDDPAEPWAVHAAGPLQHPARPVSEAVAAKLPDTTSRIVVITRSDQTDKVQNLFAACLRGA, from the coding sequence TTGAAACGCCCCGATCGCATGCCGGTCGTGGTGCTTTCCGGCTTTCTCGGTGCCGGAAAGACCACGTTCCTCAATACCTTGATGCATGCCGAGGCCCTGGCGGGCTCTATGGTGATCGTCAACGAGTTTGGTGACGTCGGCCTCGATGGTTTGTTTCTGGAAGCTCAAAGCGCAGGTCACGGCGAAGGTCTTCTCATCAAAGAGCTCAACTCGGGCTGCTTATGCTGCACCCTTCAGGGGCCGCTGGTGCAAACCCTTGAGGACCTTTTGCGCGCACGCGACAATGGGCGTATCGAGCCGTTCCGCCAACTCATCATCGAGACAACCGGGCTGGCCGACCCAACCCCCATCCTTGGTGCGTTTGCGACACATCCCTATCTATCGCTGCGTTATCTGGTGGGCGGTATCGTAACAGTTGTTGACGCAGCGCAGGATCCCGAAAGTCTGGACGGCACCCCTGAAGCGACGGCGCAGATCGCGGTTGCCGATGTTCTGGCGATATCCAAGAGGGATCTTGTCGACGAGGTGCAGTACGCGAAACTGGCCGCCGCCGTGCACGCGCGCAACCCAGCAGCGCGGCAGAGGCTCACATCAGAACTGGCGAACGATACCGCGTGGCTCAGCGACTTGCTGGCCCAAGCGGAGGGCATCCAGCCAAGGCGGCACGCGGCGCACCAGACCGCGCATCACCATGATGTAACCGCCCATGCGCCTAGCGGCCACAGCGACGACCATCATCATAATCATGATCACGGTCACGGTCACCACCACCACCATCACGCCTTCAGTACTGTCGTGACATCCGAAGCGCCGCTTCAAAGCAGAACCGTACAGATGTTCATGGAGCTTTTGGGCATGAACCTGCCCGGGCAGTTGCTCAGGGTCAAAGGCATCGCCTACTTTGCAAGCGAGAGCCATCCCGACGACCCCGCCGAGCCTTGGGCGGTTCACGCTGCCGGGCCGCTTCAGCACCCCGCCCGACCGGTGAGCGAGGCCGTTGCCGCCAAACTCCCGGACACAACGAGCCGCATCGTCGTCATCACGCGCTCCGATCAGACCGATAAAGTTCAAAACCTTTTTGCGGCCTGCTTGCGCGGCGCGTGA
- a CDS encoding sulfurtransferase TusA family protein, translating to MDRGDLQIGMISKTVDCVGQKCPLPVLRARKALGLQPKGALVEVLSNDPVALLDIPHMARECGHELVDQSVDGEVARFVIRRG from the coding sequence ATGGACCGTGGTGACCTACAAATCGGGATGATCAGCAAGACGGTCGATTGTGTGGGGCAGAAGTGCCCGCTGCCGGTTCTGCGCGCGCGAAAGGCTCTGGGTCTCCAGCCAAAAGGTGCGCTTGTTGAAGTCCTCAGCAACGATCCGGTTGCCCTATTGGATATCCCGCATATGGCGCGCGAATGCGGCCATGAGCTGGTCGATCAATCGGTCGACGGCGAAGTGGCGCGCTTTGTGATCCGACGCGGTTGA
- a CDS encoding TAXI family TRAP transporter solute-binding subunit: MMITSKPSRRSVLGAGALAAALTVSGFAVSTASSQDAQDYLLATASTGGTYYPVGVALSTLIKVKLQPSMGINVSAINSAGSGENVALLRDDEAQFAIVQGLFGAYAATGTGPLAEAGVQENLRSITMLWPNVEHFIIRSENVDTGTVSDVEALAGEPMSMGRQNSGTIGSNRTVLSGLGMDMEDMFELVFMGYGPSADALQNGQVVGMSTPAGAPVGAVSRAFAAMGDDITLLEFTDEQMAAANGDFDELWTRYVIPAGTYPGVDEDVNTIAQPNFLMVREDVPEETIYQITKTIYENLGFLQGIHPATNAMSLDAAIAGLPLPLHPGAIRYYEEAGLTIPDRLKPGM, from the coding sequence ATGATGATCACATCCAAACCAAGCCGCCGTTCCGTTCTGGGCGCCGGGGCCTTGGCAGCTGCACTGACCGTGAGCGGCTTTGCTGTTTCGACGGCCAGTAGCCAGGACGCGCAGGACTATCTTTTGGCGACCGCGTCGACCGGCGGCACCTATTACCCGGTCGGCGTGGCGCTCTCGACGCTGATCAAGGTCAAGCTGCAGCCGTCCATGGGCATCAATGTGTCGGCGATCAACTCGGCGGGTTCTGGGGAAAACGTTGCGTTGCTGCGCGATGATGAAGCGCAGTTCGCAATCGTTCAGGGCCTATTCGGCGCCTATGCTGCAACCGGTACCGGTCCGCTGGCCGAAGCGGGTGTGCAGGAGAACCTGCGCTCGATCACAATGCTGTGGCCGAACGTTGAGCACTTCATCATTCGCTCGGAGAATGTCGACACTGGCACCGTTAGTGACGTTGAGGCGCTCGCAGGCGAGCCAATGTCGATGGGCCGGCAAAACTCCGGCACCATCGGCTCGAACCGGACGGTTCTGTCGGGGCTTGGCATGGACATGGAAGACATGTTCGAGCTGGTCTTTATGGGCTACGGCCCGTCAGCCGATGCGTTGCAGAACGGTCAGGTTGTCGGCATGTCGACCCCGGCCGGTGCGCCCGTTGGTGCCGTTTCCCGTGCGTTTGCTGCGATGGGCGACGACATCACCCTGCTCGAGTTCACCGATGAACAGATGGCGGCGGCTAACGGTGATTTCGATGAGCTGTGGACCCGCTACGTCATTCCTGCCGGGACGTATCCAGGTGTCGATGAAGACGTGAACACGATCGCGCAGCCTAACTTCCTGATGGTGCGCGAGGATGTGCCCGAGGAGACGATCTACCAGATCACCAAGACGATCTATGAGAATCTCGGTTTCCTTCAGGGCATCCACCCTGCGACGAACGCCATGAGCCTCGATGCGGCGATTGCCGGTTTGCCTTTGCCGCTGCATCCCGGAGCCATCCGCTACTATGAAGAGGCGGGCCTCACCATTCCGGACCGCCTGAAACCGGGGATGTGA